The following proteins are co-located in the Thermococcus alcaliphilus genome:
- a CDS encoding DUF366 family protein translates to MELLVVTDRRIDYDGSAIRSHWAYRNFGVLGNSIVVFRGKCDVKVEEMIDIEDLRQKKEIKSDDMVHYIIEVFEYPNVLLASALQKLFIAKLCELLEGYGIKTFRKGDDIYIDGRKLSISIATVSPVSIKIHIGINVEAKGIPKGVNAIGLKELGILDIPEFMKKSGKALAEEFIKVKKDSLKVRWAE, encoded by the coding sequence ATGGAGCTTTTGGTTGTAACTGACAGAAGGATAGATTATGATGGTTCGGCAATAAGAAGTCACTGGGCCTACAGAAACTTCGGGGTTTTGGGAAATTCTATAGTGGTTTTTAGAGGCAAATGTGATGTAAAAGTTGAGGAAATGATTGATATCGAAGACCTCCGGCAGAAAAAGGAAATTAAAAGCGATGATATGGTTCACTATATAATAGAGGTTTTTGAGTACCCCAACGTTCTTTTAGCCTCTGCTCTCCAGAAACTCTTTATAGCAAAGCTTTGCGAGTTGTTAGAGGGATATGGCATAAAAACTTTCAGGAAAGGAGATGACATCTACATCGACGGCAGAAAGCTCAGTATCTCAATAGCCACAGTTTCGCCGGTTAGCATAAAAATACACATCGGGATAAACGTTGAGGCAAAGGGAATTCCGAAAGGAGTCAACGCAATTGGGCTTAAAGAGCTTGGAATTCTCGATATCCCGGAGTTTATGAAAAAGAGCGGAAAAGCCCTGGCTGAAGAGTTTATCAAAGTGAAAAAAGACAGTCTCAAGGTGAGGTGGGCTGAATAG
- a CDS encoding metal-dependent transcriptional regulator produces the protein MEITKREEEYLETMYILQKNKGVIRVKDISKKLGVRPPSVVDALKKLNEKGLIDYEKYDRILLTEKGLEIAKETYQKHVLLMRFFTEILGIPPEIAEEDACQFEHYVHEITAERMKEFAQYIQEHCPYVLKQFLKEHMEKEEAKTQKSPPK, from the coding sequence GTGGAAATAACAAAGAGAGAGGAGGAGTACCTCGAAACTATGTACATACTTCAAAAGAACAAAGGGGTAATCAGAGTAAAAGATATTTCAAAAAAACTGGGTGTTAGACCGCCAAGTGTGGTGGATGCGTTAAAAAAGCTAAATGAAAAAGGCTTGATAGACTACGAAAAGTACGATAGGATTCTTTTAACTGAGAAGGGGCTTGAAATAGCTAAAGAAACTTACCAAAAACACGTCCTCTTGATGAGATTTTTCACCGAGATACTTGGAATTCCTCCGGAAATAGCGGAAGAAGATGCGTGCCAGTTTGAACATTACGTTCATGAGATTACGGCTGAGAGAATGAAGGAATTTGCCCAGTATATCCAGGAACACTGTCCCTACGTCCTCAAACAGTTTCTTAAAGAACACATGGAAAAAGAAGAGGCGAAGACTCAAAAGAGTCCTCCCAAGTAG
- a CDS encoding class I SAM-dependent methyltransferase has protein sequence MSFKEYYRAFKAYTDINSKEYQRRIEELEPYLLRVMKKKGKVLDLACGVGGFSFLLEDHGFEVVGVDIDEEMIKKAIEYAKEKNSKVKFIVGDARKLPFEDETFDYVLFLGNTTVHFSPKELNEVFKEVKRVLKKDGLFLINFVDMRGLLSRVQMGTIVGEEYWISRVMIDEGEKTAVIEYKSEKDSFRVRFAIWGKTAVELLAKLYFTPLESVKLDDISYLNVYKK, from the coding sequence ATGAGCTTTAAAGAGTATTACCGTGCATTTAAGGCTTACACTGATATAAACTCGAAGGAATATCAACGGAGAATAGAAGAGCTCGAACCCTATCTGCTTAGAGTTATGAAGAAAAAAGGAAAAGTTTTGGACCTAGCATGCGGTGTCGGAGGGTTCTCCTTTCTTCTTGAAGACCATGGATTTGAAGTTGTTGGCGTTGATATCGATGAAGAAATGATCAAAAAAGCCATAGAATACGCAAAGGAAAAAAATTCCAAGGTGAAATTTATTGTTGGGGACGCAAGAAAGTTGCCCTTTGAAGATGAAACGTTTGATTACGTTCTCTTTCTCGGAAATACAACTGTCCACTTCTCACCTAAAGAACTTAATGAAGTCTTTAAAGAGGTTAAAAGAGTTCTCAAAAAAGATGGGCTGTTTCTGATAAATTTTGTAGACATGAGGGGACTCCTTTCAAGAGTCCAAATGGGAACCATAGTTGGAGAGGAGTACTGGATAAGCAGGGTAATGATTGACGAAGGAGAAAAAACTGCTGTGATAGAGTACAAGAGCGAGAAAGATTCTTTTAGGGTTAGATTTGCAATATGGGGAAAAACTGCCGTAGAGTTGCTCGCAAAACTCTATTTCACTCCCCTAGAAAGCGTTAAACTTGACGATATATCCTACCTAAATGTATATAAAAAATAA
- the lysS gene encoding lysine--tRNA ligase, producing MVHWADYMAEKIIKERGDKEEYVVESGITPSGYVHIGNFRELFTAYIVGHALRDKGKKVRHIHMWDDYDRFRKVPKNVPKEWGEYLTMPVSEVPDPWGCHDSYADHFMSIFEEEVEKLGIEVDFLRASRLYKSGEYANEIRLALEKREKIMEILNKFRDMAKQPHLPDNWQPVQIYCPKCRKEAEFVKWDGEWKVSYRCPHCGAEGETDIREGNVKLRWRVDWPMRWAHFKVDFEPAGKDHLAAGGSYDTGKEIVENIFGWRVPMTLMYEFVGIKGQKGKMSGSKGNVILLSDLYEVLEPGVIRFIYARHRPNKEIKIDLGLGLLNLYDEFDRVERLYFGLEEAKNLEEAEELKRTYELSMPSLPSRLIAQAPFRFLVVLVQMPHLTEERIIEILKEQGHVPAQLDEEDLKRIRLRIQLAKNWVEKYAPDEVKFEIQEKIPQIEIREEIREALMEVAEWLEGREKFTVDEFNSVIFNAAKKRNIPSKKYFKVLYNLFIGKDRGPRLAPFLASLDKEFVIKRLRLEG from the coding sequence ATGGTTCATTGGGCTGACTATATGGCAGAAAAGATCATCAAAGAGAGAGGAGACAAAGAAGAGTATGTAGTGGAAAGTGGAATAACGCCGAGTGGTTACGTTCATATAGGGAACTTTAGAGAGCTTTTTACAGCCTATATTGTGGGGCATGCACTGAGGGATAAAGGAAAAAAAGTTAGACACATTCACATGTGGGACGATTACGACCGCTTTAGAAAGGTACCGAAAAACGTCCCCAAGGAGTGGGGTGAATACTTAACGATGCCCGTTAGTGAAGTTCCAGACCCGTGGGGATGTCACGACAGCTACGCGGATCATTTTATGAGTATCTTTGAAGAAGAAGTTGAAAAGCTTGGGATTGAGGTTGATTTTCTAAGGGCAAGCAGGCTCTACAAGAGCGGAGAATACGCAAACGAAATCAGGTTAGCTCTCGAAAAGAGAGAGAAAATAATGGAAATCTTGAACAAGTTTAGAGATATGGCAAAACAGCCTCATTTGCCCGATAATTGGCAACCAGTACAGATTTACTGTCCAAAATGTAGGAAGGAAGCTGAGTTTGTTAAATGGGATGGTGAGTGGAAGGTTTCTTATAGGTGTCCGCACTGCGGTGCCGAAGGTGAAACCGACATAAGAGAGGGCAACGTCAAGCTCCGCTGGCGTGTTGATTGGCCAATGAGGTGGGCTCATTTCAAAGTAGATTTTGAACCGGCAGGAAAGGATCACTTAGCTGCTGGAGGTTCCTACGACACCGGAAAGGAAATAGTTGAGAATATTTTTGGCTGGAGAGTTCCAATGACGCTTATGTATGAGTTCGTTGGCATAAAGGGCCAAAAAGGCAAGATGAGCGGAAGCAAGGGCAACGTTATCCTACTAAGCGATCTTTATGAAGTTCTTGAGCCCGGTGTCATAAGGTTCATCTACGCAAGACACAGGCCAAACAAGGAAATCAAGATCGACTTAGGCTTGGGCTTGCTTAATCTTTACGATGAATTTGATAGGGTTGAGAGACTGTACTTTGGATTGGAGGAAGCTAAAAACCTTGAAGAAGCTGAAGAGCTTAAGAGAACGTATGAACTTTCAATGCCCTCTCTCCCGAGCCGTTTGATTGCTCAGGCTCCCTTTAGATTCCTCGTCGTCCTTGTCCAAATGCCTCACCTAACTGAAGAGAGGATAATTGAAATACTAAAAGAACAGGGTCACGTTCCGGCACAGCTTGACGAGGAAGACCTGAAGAGAATTCGGCTCAGAATACAGCTTGCCAAGAACTGGGTTGAAAAATATGCTCCTGACGAAGTTAAATTTGAGATTCAGGAAAAAATTCCACAAATTGAGATAAGGGAAGAAATAAGAGAAGCCCTTATGGAAGTTGCGGAGTGGCTTGAGGGAAGAGAAAAATTTACAGTCGATGAGTTTAATTCAGTTATATTCAACGCCGCCAAGAAGAGAAACATCCCAAGCAAGAAGTACTTCAAGGTTCTCTACAACCTCTTCATAGGAAAAGATAGAGGACCAAGACTTGCTCCCTTCTTGGCATCGCTCGATAAGGAATTCGTGATAAAAAGGCTTAGGCTCGAAGGCTGA
- a CDS encoding indolepyruvate oxidoreductase subunit beta, protein MEFNLIIAGVGGQGGLTLSRIIGNAAMKEGYNVRIGETLGMSQRYGSVLSYLRFGEEVYSPLIEEGEADLMLALEPAEALRNARFLSDKSHAIVNAYPIHTATTLVGKERYPSLEEIRGALSRICTVDMRNFQKEADKINPRTLGVLMLGFAYSKGLIPLNKESLLSGIQETLKPKLWEINIKAFERGMELAK, encoded by the coding sequence GTGGAGTTCAATCTGATAATAGCGGGAGTTGGAGGACAGGGCGGACTTACACTCTCAAGGATCATCGGAAATGCCGCAATGAAAGAGGGATACAATGTTAGAATAGGAGAAACCCTTGGAATGAGTCAGCGCTACGGTAGTGTGCTTAGTTATCTCCGATTTGGAGAGGAAGTTTATTCTCCTCTTATCGAGGAGGGAGAAGCAGATTTGATGCTAGCTCTTGAGCCGGCTGAAGCTCTAAGGAACGCAAGATTCCTAAGCGACAAAAGCCATGCTATAGTAAACGCTTATCCGATTCACACAGCCACGACTTTGGTCGGAAAAGAGAGGTACCCAAGTCTTGAGGAAATACGTGGTGCCCTTTCAAGAATATGCACCGTTGATATGAGGAACTTTCAGAAAGAGGCAGACAAGATAAATCCCCGTACTCTGGGAGTGCTTATGCTTGGATTTGCCTATAGTAAAGGTTTGATCCCATTGAATAAGGAGAGCCTCTTGAGTGGAATTCAAGAAACATTAAAGCCAAAGCTTTGGGAAATTAACATTAAGGCTTTTGAAAGGGGAATGGAACTTGCTAAATGA
- a CDS encoding magnesium-dependent phosphatase-1 gives MKLLVLDLDGTLWDHYDASRLVPPFTRDGNEVTDAYGNKLRLFDGVLEFLEWARSRFLLSIASWNIEEFVRPILEEFGIWEYFVFPKIEYHPNKADMILRTLKQLESEGYKISEVIYVDDRTIHLEDVKKSIPNLRFIHMWVDVKSFEELKELLESL, from the coding sequence ATGAAATTGCTGGTACTTGATTTGGATGGTACGCTGTGGGATCATTACGATGCTTCTAGACTTGTCCCTCCATTTACAAGGGATGGAAATGAAGTAACCGACGCATATGGGAATAAGCTGAGGCTGTTCGATGGAGTTTTGGAGTTTTTAGAGTGGGCAAGAAGTAGGTTTCTTTTAAGCATTGCGAGTTGGAATATTGAAGAGTTTGTGAGGCCGATTCTGGAGGAATTTGGCATTTGGGAGTATTTTGTCTTTCCAAAAATAGAATACCACCCAAACAAAGCAGACATGATACTTCGAACGTTGAAGCAACTCGAGAGCGAAGGATACAAAATATCAGAAGTTATTTATGTTGATGATAGGACAATTCACCTTGAGGATGTAAAGAAGAGCATTCCAAACCTCAGGTTTATACACATGTGGGTTGATGTAAAGAGCTTCGAGGAGCTTAAGGAGCTCCTAGAAAGCTTATGA